The following is a genomic window from Xenopus laevis strain J_2021 chromosome 2L, Xenopus_laevis_v10.1, whole genome shotgun sequence.
acgaggagcaAACAGATTGCAGTCCTAGCGAAccgggaaaatgctccaactgcgcattggAGCATTTTCCCGGTTTGCTAGGActtccttactgagattaccGAAGAGACAAaaatggcccccgtgagctccgcttCACTGACTCTGCAATAAGGGGCGATTACCGGTTATCGGGTATTTACTGGTGGTAACGCTTGTgcggggaggagcagggaggggggctatggagagtaggggtttttattagaaaggggggttgcttctcctttaagaaaacccGCTTGAAAAGAATACCTAAAATAACGAGGTTTTTGTTCCTTGATACCCTGATATCCTTAACTCAAGCAGGGTTTCCTTCATGATTGCTCCATTATATCTCCAGTATGGATTATTGAGAAATGCCCATACTGTAGATTATTTAGCTAATAATgcacccctattgtaaaatgtaatgatattataagtcaaAAAGGAATTCCGAGACcatataatataactatatactgtatatatatactgtatatatatttatatatatatatttatatatatatatatatatatacatacatcaaaACGTGTTTTATTGCATGGAAATaacaatatacacatttataaatgtCACATTCCTGGCCTTAATAAATACATTGTTGATTTCATTTGCACTCATATGTACTTGTTTGTTTAATGGACAGgaataaatgttatattgtgcTAAATCTCTTCAGCGTGTTTGGCAACACTTCACATTGCCGGTTAGGTGAAGGATAAGTAGCTTGTCCTGTCCCAAATACGTCTGAAAAGCCATAGCCCATTTAGGAGTTTGCCCTTGAACACTGTATTCTACCTAATTGGCCATATTTCATAATTGCTGACAATTCACAAACGTCTGAATGAAGCAAGGAATGAAGTGAATACTAAATATCAGCAAGGTCAGATTACTTACTAACtcaaatacataaaacatatacagtaacaatggtatatttatttgttatctgcaCTTACGCAACATAAAATTCATTTAATTCACGTCCTGTATTTATCAACCAATTTCCAGAGATGTTTCAAGAACAAGAATAGGCAAAACTTTTTGCTGTTAAATTGCACTCTGAAACAGTAGTATTTTCTCCATATGGAGTTTTGAAAACATGCTGATTTTTGCTCCGAATTTGAATAATAACTTCAACGGAAGCCATTCTTTTTTGTTGAGATTGCTTGGATAGGGAGGAATACATTTACCCCATGTAGAATGCAGCTCCATTCTGATTatatcagtatatacagtagttatagaAGTCTTTCTCAAGGTTGTGTCTGTTTATATTGCTATTCAACATGACCCCTATAGTACATACATGTAGATCCTGTCTTGGAATTAGGTATCATATCTATGGTGGTGGAGTTTTATTCTAGGCACTCCCTAAGAAACTGTAGAACTATCCAAATATGATCTTGGATTTTCAGAACAGTTAAGTAATATGGGAAGCCTTTTAACAAATGAAATATAACAGTTATTTACCTCTCCAAGGATGAGGACAGTTCATCCACGGGGCAAGAGCAGAAGTGCATTGAGAATTACCCTCTATAACTTCTGCTACTGACCAGGATGAAAAAAGGTAGttaagctttaaattaacttttgcaaCAAAAGAGAATAAGGAATTTGGATCAGGGCGGGATTGGGCAGATGAGTTGctaggtgggcatattggtgtCCATGATACAGTATCTGACTGTAACCCCAAAGGTGGGGAGAAAACATGATTAATCATTGTCTAATTTCTGCACTTATTCTaagctttatttacatatatatgatCACTTCCCAAAAACTAGTCAACATTCTCCCCTTGAGCATAGGACTTGGTGAGCTCATGTTTTCTTACTGTTTGTTCACTTTTGTATCTACATCTAAAGGTGAACTGTAACTGATATACAGTAGACATGAGCTCAGACTGTAGCGGATGCTGCAAATGTATTTTCCCTAGTGCAAACAGTTCAACCATGTTATTTGTCAGTAGTTCATGAGACAGACAGGTAGACTGGGAAGTATGACTGTGGTTTATagccagcaaaaaaaaactaacaaacaCACAAAACGTTCTAACacataaacaaatgtaaatacaggtatgggacatgttatacagaatgctcgggacctggggttttccagataaggaatgtttccataatttggatctccatacattgagggacagatttatcaagggttaaatttcgagggttaaaaaaccctcgaattcaaccctcgaagtaaaatcgaattcgaaggattttagcgcaaaaggttcgaatacaaatcgttcgataagataaaatcattcgaattgaacgattcgaacaattttaagcgatcgatcgaatgattttaattcgatcataaaaagtgcccaaaacctatctacaatgtccccataggctaacattcaattcagtagcttttatttggcgaagtattgattcgaaggattttttaaaaagacagtacttcgattatcgaatggtcgaatggtggaacgatttttacttcgaattgttcgaatcattcaattcgatcgaattcgattgaatttgaccaattcgatggtcgaagtacccaaaaaattacttcgaaattcgaatatttttggattcgaactattcacttgagcttggtaaatctgtcccttagtctcctacaaataatttgaaaatgaaacccaacaggacagttttgtgtccaataaggattaattatagatggaatcaagtacaaggtactgttcatgcttaattctttgattaaaatggtgtctatgagaAATGCTgtcctgtaattaggagctttctgaataatgggtttccagataactgatctgcTGCCATTTGTTAAAGAGATCTATTAAAGATGCACTATGTTTTAGTGCATTTAGTTCACATTTGAAGGAATAATAGAGTTCATTTTTGTGCTCTCCAAATCATGTCTAATGATACCATTTAATTGCCTCTATTTAAGGTGAATGAACTTTTGAAGAGTTTAAGTGGTTTGTCCGTAGACAATTAAATGTCTGGAGACCATAAGTTGGGCTGTCAATCGATGGAACCACAAGACACATAGCTCTATAAGAGATGGCTCTTCCAATATCAATGAGAAGTAATTTACACTGAAAATTCACCTTCATAATTGATTTCTTTTCAGTTTTAGCTATAATTATTTAACAGCAAAAACCTCAAATGAACCCAGCAGACTTGTGATTTGTCCTTGTATTGTTTTaccaggattaaaaaaaaaacacctgtaatTTTGGGATTTCAATGGGTTAGTCTGTCGGATCTACTATATAGAGACATTTGTGTTCAGTGTCACAAGATGTAGAGATGACTTTTAGGGAGATCTTAAGACACAGGAGATGTTTCATAGTGACAGAATGGCAGAATATGCACAAAAATACAAGTACTTTGTAAGCCAGAATATGCAGATCGcgtcaccgaaaaattagcgaatttcctgtgaaattcacgtAACGGCAAAAGATTTGCGAAAAGCAAATTTTGGCTCCCACGTCAATTTTGCCACCCATGCATTAATTTTACCACTGGGGTGAAAGTCAATGAGCGTTGAATAATGTTGTAGTGCGACGGTTtcgacgcaagcaacttttccgatgtgtgtccaaaattttttgacagcGGTGAATTTTCACTGTCAAATTTTCCTGCCAGTTTCGCGAATTACTTTACTggcggtgaaacatggaaatttgctgcaaatttgcgcatgccgaatttattcgcacatcactatctATCATCATAATCAGGGTTATATAATAAAGGTcaataagtttgcccaagagcagttactcatagcaaccatcTAGCAGgaactgttcctgggcaaacttagtgccttatattacatatttgggtaAAACATTTAATACGGTACCAGGTAGTATACATTTCTGTTATGTTAGCATATCCCTGAACACCATCTGTAGTTCATTCTCATTTttgtaaaggttttatttttgcattttaataaaacatacaaCAACACAATACAACTAAGACATTGAcaagataaaataataataagtaaacGGTAAAAAGGAGAGAGGAGGTCAAGGAAGTTGTGGGCTACCAAATGGTAGTTCCACTAGTTATAATTGTCCTAAGTAAGCTTAGGTGGGATCTTTCAGGGCATCCTTTGCCCAAGTATGTCGACTTGTACAGTACATGGGGAGTGCATTATTAACCAATGttaagccccccccccaatatcaCTGTGGAAAAACATATTGATATTAGGGGTAGTTCCTGGAGCTTCCATTTCAATGCAATAGCCTTTCTTGCATAGAAGAAAAGTAAGCGAAATAGCTGGCGGTTGTGCTGGAGTGGGATTAACAGGTCAATATGACCCAGGAGGAAAATTTTAGGTGACAACATTTGGAAAGGCAAGATGCACGTGTAAGAAGGTGTGGCATTATCATCCTAATAGGAGGCGATCACCATGCAGGACCAGAAGACGTGCAGGAAGGTGACTAGGGCTGATTGACATTTGAAGCAGAAGTTATGTTGTTGtgtgttatagttacatagttaaattgggttgggaaaagacaaaggggcaaattcactaagcgccgaagcgccgaacgctagcgttaattcgctagcgtttggcattttcgttactgcgcaaattcactaacgaacgctggcgtagtttcgctagtgttacttcgcacccttacgccaggcgaattttcgctagcgacgtaactacgcaaattcactaacgcgcgcagtgtactgaacgctaccatttacgctagacttccttcgccacctcagacctggcgaagcgcaatagagtagatagggattgtttcaaaaatagtcaaatttttttctaagtcccaaaaaacgctggcgtgttttctacatgatgggtgataggctgaaaaagatcgaaaatttttttggggctcccctccttcccccctacatttcctgactcatggcaacttacctagacagtgggcacatgtgtagggcaaaataaattttttatttgctgatttgaaggttttctaggcatttgtagtgctgatacgtattcctccattgaaatttgaatttcgcgccgtatgcaaattagccttcgctagcgtaacttccctttaaatagcgaatcaacgctagcgcaacttcgcaaccttacgttacctctgagcgcaacttcggattttagtgaatttgccccaaagtccattaacttcaacccctccaaatgaaaacccagcatccacacacacacccctccctacttttaattaaattatatatacccatacctatactaactatagagcttagtatcacaatagcctttgatattatgtctgtccaaaaaatcatccaagccattcttaaaggcattaactgaatcagccatcacaacatcacccggcagtgcattccacaacctcactgtcctgactgtgaagaaccctctacgttgcttcaaatgaaaagttcttttcttctagtctaaaggggtggcctctggtacggtgatcctctttatgggtaaaaaggtcccctgctatttgtctataatgtcctctaatgtacttgtaaagtgtaatcatgtcccctcgcaagcaccttttttccagagaaaacaaccccaaccttgacagtgtatcctcataatttaagtcttgcacctctctaaccagtttagttgcacgtgtctgcactctctccagctcatttatatcccttttaaggactggagtccaaaactgcacttcatactccagatgaggcctcaccagggacctataaagttgTATAGATGTACAGGTGTATAATACAGTCTATGTattatcttataatacacaaaaaccattaatatcttgtaaattatatccttataaacagtgagttctgatgtcatcagctataaacggtgagttctgatatcatttctgtcacatgactcactgaaacttgtgtattataataaataaagaaccctcagttgcaaaatatgaggatataagaagttacctcggagttccatgacttatataaaaacactcgaccttcggccccgtgtttttatatggtcatgaaactcctgggtaacttataatatcctcataatttacaagaggaggtactttattcactatataatgcacaaaagccatgaatatcctgtaaattatatccttataaatggtgattagtgatgtcatcagttataaacagtgagtagtgatgtaatttttgtcacatgactcactaacacttgtgtattataataaataaagaggatataagaagtaacctcggagttccatgacctgtatatatagtcatggaactcctctgtgacttataatatcattatattttacaataaggagtACTTTATTCCCTATGTATTGAATATTTAAGTATGTCCGCACTATTAATCACTGTAGACACAAAGGTGTCAGTTATATCATCCATGGGAATATCCTGCAACCACTTATTGTAACAGTTTGTATGTGTTACCCCGTTGGGAGTTAAGTAGATtataaacattggataaagtTTTCTCTTATCGGGCACCAAGCAGTTCTTACACTTTAAATTAACACAAAGTCAAATATATCAACAGGCActataaaaccatattttttaccattcatttttgtattttgatatGGCCAGTAACCATACTGTATGAATATAATAGTAAATAGtatgaaataaaaaagtattaatgATATGTGTATGAAAAAAACTGGTGTGGAATACAAGTAgtcaaaaaataatgaattttttctCTCTTCAAGGTCATGGATTATATGGAACATTTGAAATGCTGTCATCTTGGAGGAAAACTAGAGAGGATCAGCATGTGAAAGACAGGATTGCTGTTGTGTATGCAGACACCATGATCTCCTTTACACTCACAACTGCCATGTACTTAGTCACTTTTGGGATTGGTGCCAGTCCCTTCACAAACATCGAAGCTGCAAGGATTTTCTGCCGCCACTCATGTATAGCGATCTTTTTCAACTACCTCTATGTGTTGTCATTCTATGGCTCTAGCCTTGTGTTTACTGGGTACATTGAGAACAATTACCAGCATAGTATATTCTGTAGAAGGGTGCCAAAGCCTGAAATATTACAGGTGAAGTCATTGTGGTACAGATTTCTTATGACAGCAAAATTTAGTGACGATACAGCAGATGCCGAAGAAACAAATTCTTATGAAAGTCATCTTTTAGTTTGTTTCCTCAAGCGATATTACTGTGACTGGATAACAAATACATATGTGAAGCCTTTTGTAGTCCTCTTTTATCTGGTTTATATTTCCTTTGCCTTAATGGGCTATTTGCAGGTCCATGAAGGGTCTGATCTAAGAAACATTGTAGCAACTGAGACACGAACAATTAACTATACAACCGTCCAACAAAAGTATTTCAGCAACTATAGCCCGGTGATAGGCTTTTATATTTATGAATCTATAGATTACTGGAATACAAGTGTCCAGGAAGATGTGCTGGAATACACAAAAGGCTTTGTCAGAATATCTTGGTTCGAGAGCTACTTAAACTATCTCAGAAAATTAAACATGTCCACTGCATTGCCTAAGAAGAATTTTACAGATATACTAcgatattcatttttgaaaactCCCCGATATGCACATTTTTCCGAGGACATAATCATACCCAAAAAATATAACAACGAAGTTGAAGTGGTGGCCTCCAGAATGTTTTTGGTTGCCAAAACCATGGAAACAAACAGGGAAGAACTCTACGACCTTCTAGAGACATTGAGAAAATTGTCTTTGACCTCCAAAGTAAAATTTATAGTCTTTAATCCGTCCTTTGTCTATATGGACAGATACGCCTCATCGATCGGAGCACCTTTACAGAACTCTTGCATAAGTGCTTTGTTTCTGTTGTTTTTCTCTGCATTTCTTGTTGCAAGTTCTATTATTAATGTCTGGATCACTTTAACTGTTGCCTCTGTAGAATTTGGAGTAATCGGGTTCATGACATTGTGGAAAGTTGAATTGGACTGCATATCCATGCTTTGCCTAATCTATGGGATTAATTACACGATAGACAACTGTGCACCTCTTATATCAACTTTTATCCTTGGAAAAGATTTTTCAAGGACTAAATGGGTAAAAAATTCTCTGGAAGTGCACGGGGTAGCTATTTTACAGAGCTACCTCTGTTATACTGTTGGTTTGATCCCTCTTGCAGCTGTGCCTTCAAATCTGACCCGTACACTGTTTAGGTGCTTGTTTTTAATAGCTTTTGTCACATTCTTTCACTGCTTTGCTATTTTGCCAGTTATACTGACATTTGTTCCACcatcaaagaagaaaaggaaagagaagaaaaccCCAGAAAACCGAGAGGAAATAGAGTGTGTTGAAATGGTGGACTTGGATAGCACGAGAGTAGTTGACCAAATTACAACCGTCTGatattttgaatttttacttttcaCCCTAGGTCttactagagaaaaaaatattttaatggaacATCTAATCTGTGtgggtaaaaatcatgaaaaatgtatccAATACAGCCCATAGGATTGATGTCCTTGACGTTTAGCCTCAATAGAAATGAACAAATTTTACAATAAATGATGCTTACTTTTTAAATACGGTGGTGATATAATGAAAGCtgacaaaaatatatttctaaattttGTGTAAAACATACTTGCATTGCCATAAATGgtacaaacatttaggggcagattcactaagggtcgaatttcgaagttaaaaatacttcgaaattcgaccctcgaattgaaatccttcgacttcgaatatcgaagtcgaaggatttagcgctaaacgttcgatcgaacgatcaaaggatttttcgttcgatcgaatgattaaatccttcgaatcgaacgattcgaaggattttaatcaaacgatcgaatgaatatccttcgatcaaaaaaagtttagcaagcctatggggaccttccccataggctaacattgacttcggtaggttttatctgccgaagtagggggtcgaagttttttttaaagggaaagtacttcgactatcgaatggtcgaatagtcgaacgatttttacttcgaatcgttcgatttcgttcgaattcgaacgaatttaaccaattcgatggtcgaagtacccaaaaaatacttcgaaattcgaatttttttcattcgaatccttcactcgaagttagtgaatctgccccttagactttttgccagaaaactggGAGTCACTAAAATGGCCACAATGGAAATTTTTGGAATTTGACAGGTTGACcaataatttatttcaatgctgtttttgttttgttttttataaacacaaaagGAACAGGCATAAGGAGCACTAGCAAAATTTTTCTTTGCTACAGTTGTACAATTATCAACCTCTTGCTAACTTGGAATATATCAAAATATTAGCAAGATCTGGTTCTTTTACAATATGAGATTTAGGTTAATTTTGCTGGATTTTTTATGCATTAATAACTGATGGTAATAAGTTTTCCCTTCTAACTGTTCTTTCTGCTGGGAGTGTAATTATTTTACTTCATGTagctttttcaataaaaaaagaacaacttttttttgcttttaagtaTCAATTAAACTAGCATATTGCTTCTTCTGGCTCAGTTTGCATCTTTTATGTATCATTTGCGAAAAAATTTAATTGCCAgtgtaaaaaagggaaaatttttAAATCCTGTTTAAACAATTAACATCAAGAGAGAGAAAAACACACAATCCCAGATGAGTACTCCACCAATTTAGATGGTATGCTaggttcatgtataaatataaaaacacattattaatTGAATTTATACCTACAGATTTGACAAAAAGATatctttttaatagggatgcactgaatcaaggattcggttcgggattctacctttttcaacaggatttaaagtgcctggccaaactgaatctgaatccaaaaaaatcacgtgaATATTCGGCACACAAACTAGGAAGTCACATGGTTCTCTTTCACCCTTTATCCctgatttacatttgcaaattagggtcagattTGCTTCcgtattataaattattttttcatagacttaaggtatggttatccaaattattgaaagatcccttattcccaggtccctagcattttggataacaggtcccatacctgtacactgaaaCAAAGTAAATTTCCCCTACAATTTTTTGGGCTCCCCTCATCATCCATTTGCTTAGAGGTCTTAATGTTGTATACATTTGAGAGGAAGAagagcattaaaaaataaaaacctagcctcAGGGCCTTACTAACAAATGGATAGAGTCCATGGGGTTTTTACTACAACTTAAATGTAtcgaatatttttattaaaacaaaatcaacctaactcccatctacAGATTTAAGTTTTTTATCAAAGCTTGGAAAAGttggtgcaggaaaagtcttaacaaaatcatgcgacaattcaaattgtatgaatttttcgagtttgTTGCCCAAATGGCTCAATTTATTCAAGTTGTTGAgcaaaaaccagcgcagatcacaacatcttcaaattgtgaaAGAGATATCTGCCAGTGACTTCTACAtaatctcgacaggttttagatggtgtattttcggatttttagcagctttagaaattcaagttttttttcccttaaaaaactcgaccagaaaaaatcgaggtttactAAATAAGCTCCTATATGTATAGAGGCaaattgttttaaacattttttaaaaacattagtacAAATTACACATAGATTGTTACTCTaggtacttaaagggcatgtaaagtctaaaatagaataagtctagaaatgctgtattttgtataataaatataaacatgaacttactgcaccacaagcctaatcaaacaaataatttatgctttcaaagttggctacagggggtcaccatcttgtaactttgttaaacatctttgcaagactataagactgtgcacatgctcagtgtggtctgggcggcttagggattgtcataaacaaagctgctccccctgctgttcataagtatgattgttttcctgctcagcagttagggaccatctgacaattcctatccacagcagtaaatgaagggagaatttcactgcatacagtcaggtttctttaaaaacggtacacattttttaattaaagtatattggagataggtttctttttcat
Proteins encoded in this region:
- the ptchd1.L gene encoding patched domain-containing protein 1 isoform X2, with amino-acid sequence MLSNDKTCIVDDIVHILEELKAARSQNRTNYIITYPITMLKDGKEVYNGHQLGGVTVHSKDRVKSAEAIQLTYYLQAINSLNEVVAEKWESIFCEMVESFQKLNREVKLYTFTSSTLGQDFQKTSRVSERYLITSLALVVSLAVICCSMQDCVRSKPWLGLLGLVTISLSTLTAAGIVNLTGGKYNSTFLGIPFIMLGHGLYGTFEMLSSWRKTREDQHVKDRIAVVYADTMISFTLTTAMYLVTFGIGASPFTNIEAARIFCRHSCIAIFFNYLYVLSFYGSSLVFTGYIENNYQHSIFCRRVPKPEILQVKSLWYRFLMTAKFSDDTADAEETNSYESHLLVCFLKRYYCDWITNTYVKPFVVLFYLVYISFALMGYLQVHEGSDLRNIVATETRTINYTTVQQKYFSNYSPVIGFYIYESIDYWNTSVQEDVLEYTKGFVRISWFESYLNYLRKLNMSTALPKKNFTDILRYSFLKTPRYAHFSEDIIIPKKYNNEVEVVASRMFLVAKTMETNREELYDLLETLRKLSLTSKVKFIVFNPSFVYMDRYASSIGAPLQNSCISALFLLFFSAFLVASSIINVWITLTVASVEFGVIGFMTLWKVELDCISMLCLIYGINYTIDNCAPLISTFILGKDFSRTKWVKNSLEVHGVAILQSYLCYTVGLIPLAAVPSNLTRTLFRCLFLIAFVTFFHCFAILPVILTFVPPSKKKRKEKKTPENREEIECVEMVDLDSTRVVDQITTV
- the ptchd1.L gene encoding patched domain-containing protein 1 isoform X1, with product MVLARLWWSFRSSQPVTLPLLSCLCTRMLRKVLHRGLRNCFSRLGFFIASHPVFFISAPVLISILLGASFSRYRVEENIEYLLAPKHSLAKIERNLVDSLFPVNRSKHRLYSDLQTPGRYGRVIITSSRRANMLDQHHTDLILKLHSAVRKIQVHRPGFNYTFAHICMLSNDKTCIVDDIVHILEELKAARSQNRTNYIITYPITMLKDGKEVYNGHQLGGVTVHSKDRVKSAEAIQLTYYLQAINSLNEVVAEKWESIFCEMVESFQKLNREVKLYTFTSSTLGQDFQKTSRVSERYLITSLALVVSLAVICCSMQDCVRSKPWLGLLGLVTISLSTLTAAGIVNLTGGKYNSTFLGIPFIMLGHGLYGTFEMLSSWRKTREDQHVKDRIAVVYADTMISFTLTTAMYLVTFGIGASPFTNIEAARIFCRHSCIAIFFNYLYVLSFYGSSLVFTGYIENNYQHSIFCRRVPKPEILQVKSLWYRFLMTAKFSDDTADAEETNSYESHLLVCFLKRYYCDWITNTYVKPFVVLFYLVYISFALMGYLQVHEGSDLRNIVATETRTINYTTVQQKYFSNYSPVIGFYIYESIDYWNTSVQEDVLEYTKGFVRISWFESYLNYLRKLNMSTALPKKNFTDILRYSFLKTPRYAHFSEDIIIPKKYNNEVEVVASRMFLVAKTMETNREELYDLLETLRKLSLTSKVKFIVFNPSFVYMDRYASSIGAPLQNSCISALFLLFFSAFLVASSIINVWITLTVASVEFGVIGFMTLWKVELDCISMLCLIYGINYTIDNCAPLISTFILGKDFSRTKWVKNSLEVHGVAILQSYLCYTVGLIPLAAVPSNLTRTLFRCLFLIAFVTFFHCFAILPVILTFVPPSKKKRKEKKTPENREEIECVEMVDLDSTRVVDQITTV